The Thunnus maccoyii chromosome 12, fThuMac1.1, whole genome shotgun sequence genomic interval GATGGTGAGAGTCTGATGGGGTTGGTTAATGGGGCAGATTGCTTACAGTAAATGACACCTAGTCTCGGAATATGTTAAGTAATAATTAGTGATGTGTCGCTGTTGAGGTCATGACATCTGTTCTTTTTATTGATCTTCTGCAGGTCAAAATTCAGGAGTCTCCTGAAGACATGCCCGCCGGTCAGACTCCTCACACAACTGTTGTCTATGCTCACAATGACCTGGTGGATAAAGTGCAGCCAGGAGACAGAATAAACATCACCGGTAAGTTAAATATCTAcagttagggctgcaactaaggataATCgtctttattgattaatctgctgattattttcttaattgtttatctataaaatgtcaggaagtAGTGAAAATTGACATTCTCAGAGCCCAAAGTGTCTataaatagcttgttttgtccaaccaatagTCCAGAAACATTCAGTATATAGTTAatataaagcagagaaaacattcTCATATTTGAGCGAGGAACCGGGGAATTGATgcaaatgattagttgattactTGAATAGTTGCTGATAAACTTTCTGATACGACTtagttgtttcagctctaatttaatccataaaatgtggtttaaaaacCGAAGCTGTCTTATTTCTTTAGGCTTGCAACTAtagattattctcattatcaatttaatctgatttattttctcgattatttgtgtggtctgtaaaatgtcagccAATTGTGACAAACACAACTTTTCAGAGCTCCAGATGACTTCTCAAAATATCTTGTTTCCTCcgaccaacagcccaaaaccaaaagataatcaatttattatcacagaagggtatgaaaaccagaaatattcacGTTTTGGAAGCTGTAAGCAGTggattgtttttgctgtttttgctcaaaaaaatgCTTGAACAAGTATTCAGTTATAAAAAAAgttgcagatttattttctgttgatcgactaattgttgcagtcaAACAGACCAAAATtccaaaatgttcattttacaatgatagaaaacagaaaagctccaaattctcacatttgataagtaaaaaccagcaaatgtttggcatttaaTCGATATTGTCACTGTGGCTCTTAGGCCGGTTAGATCAGTCCAGTTTTCACTCTGCCACACATCCTAACAGCTTCCCAAATTGTCCCTGCAGGTATCTACAGAGCGGTCCCCATGCGCTTGAACCCACGTCAGAGCAACGTGAAGTCTGTGTACAAAACTCACATAGACGCCATCCACTTCCGCAAGACCGACGAGAAGAGGCTGCACGGTTTGGACGAGGAGGCCGAACAGAAGCTCTTCACTGAAGACCGCGTGCAGACCCTGAAGGAGCTGGCAGCCAAACCGGACGTCTACGAACGTCTCTCCTCCGCCCTGGCACCGAGTATCTACGAACACGAGGACATcaagaaggtgtgtgtgtgaaaatggaGGCGAGCTAAAGTATTTAGGGTGTTTAGGTGCGAGTGATCAGTTCAGTTAGAAACACAGATTTTGTTCTGTTATCACATTTAACATCCAACGAGCAGTttgaaagaaaccaaagctgtccAAAGCAAACCATTCATTTCTAAATttgtggatttttaaaaaattttcaGATGAACTGAAGTATTGCTGAAGTGAACTGAAGTGTCCCTTTATGGGTTGAGGAAATTCTCCCACTTAAACTGGGTAAACAGTCCGTTGGATTAGCTGGAAATATTTTGTCACCAAAGCTGAAACGAGGTGGTTTTTTTTCATAGCACATCAAAAGTTGATGttttggagatacatggttttccAAGGACAGCCATTCACAGGTGCAATTAATCACTTTGATGACTCATTTCCATGAAGGTGTGCTAGTTTTATCACCCTGGTTATCGTACATAATGGCTTACTTGGACAAACGTCATCGGAGCCATAATTATTAGTCACACCGTTGTGTCTAAGTCCAAAGGTTCAGCATAAAGTTCTGATCACACCACAAAGTGACATCCGTTTACTTCCTCCTGGTATATTGTTCACTATTATGCATCGTTTCcttcaataaaaaatgattgaagAGGGAACGTCGAGTTAATGATCTCGCTAATGGTCAGTTAGGTTTCCTTTTCAAACGAACTGAGTTATCTGCAGGATTTCGTCGTTTTGAAACTAGTCGCTAACCAGGTGGATACACAAAAGAAGATAATGAGATAAAGGTGTTAACATAAGTCCAATGATGTATCACATGAATCAAAGCTGCGTCGTTATGACAGAATCAAATTTCATGATTTCAGTGAACAGAAAACCATTTTTCAGGCAGGATTAATGTCCACTACATCAATAACTTTGACTTCACAGGGCCAGAATAATAACAGACATTACACTGAGTTTCATACgttttttttatatctgtaaTTTGACATTATTTAGGATATATGATGCATCTGTTTCCCCGAAACAAATCCAGGGAAAATGCAGCActtcattgatttaaaaaaacaaaacaaacaaagaatcGCCTCATGTCTCAGAtcatttttgttaatttaattttcaactAGCAGCCTTTAAAAACGGCTGATAAGATTCAGCAGGAAGCCTTCATCAGAACTTATATGACAGCAGTGAGCTCTTTGTGCAATCTACAGGAAAAATTGCTGCACCCGTATATGTGAGAATATCCACGAGtcgaaaaacacaaagaaataaaaattagaataacaacttaaataattaaaataaaaagggaaaagcTTGTGGTGGAAGTCCTTTTGTTTATCTCACTTGGTTTGAATTATTAAATAAGTTCATTAAACTATTCTGCAACCATTttacaaacaggaaaacatcaCACTGAAGCCTTGCATAATATTATAATAACCCTTTTCTAGTGTCGTCACAGTATTGATATTCTAACTATATCTCAACTGTAGATTGAAAAAAACCTCTTAGATGTGTAACGACACTTGTTTGAGTGCTTATTTCTCTTGTTTCAGGGCATCCTGCTGCAGCTGTTCGGCGGCACTCGCAAAGACTTCAGTCAAACCGGCCGTGGTAACTTCCGCGCGGAGGTGAACATCCTGCTCTGCGGAGACCCCGGCACCAGCAAGTCACAGCTGCTGCAGTACGTGTACAACCTGGTGCCCCGCGGCCAGTACACGTCAGGAAAGGGTTCCAGCGCCGTTGGTCTCACCGCCTACGTGATGAAGGATCCGGAGACCCGGCAGCTGGTCCTGCAGACCGGAGCTCTGGTGCTGAGCGATAACGGCATCTGCTGCATCGACGAGTTTGACAAGATGAGCGACAACACGCGCTCGGTGCTGCACGAGGTCATGGAGCAGCAGACTCTCTCCATCGCCAAGGTGTGTTTGATGAATTTGATATTTAGGGGTTTTGGATAGAAGGGCTGGAAACTCATGAGGAGGAAATAACAAGATAATATTTCTCactctgtttctgttcttttacGTCTGCAGGCTGGAATCATTTGCCAGCTGAACGCCCGCACCGCCGTTTTGGCCGCCGCCAACCCCATTGAATCTCAGTGGAACCCCAAAAAGACCACGATTGAGAACATTCAGCTGCCTCACACGCTGCTGTCCAGGTTAATACAATCAATCAGCTCAGTCACACTCGAACAACTGATAGAAAATGATTCTCGCAACCTTGATCGTAGTTAAAAACGTTGCTAAATAGGCGGGTTGACGTTTAGCTCGTTAATCAGCCACAAATGAGCTTCAAAATAAAACGAGGAACAACCTTAATGTCAATGgttttctcagttgtcatgTCACAGCCTTTGAACATAAAAAATTTTGTGCTCCGTCAGATTTGACCTGATCTTCCTGATGCTGGACCCCCAAGACGAGGCTTACGATCGCAGACTGGCCCACCACTTGGTGTCGCTTTACTACCAGAGTGAGGAGCAGATAGAGGAGGAGTTCCTGGACATGGCTGTGTTGAAGGACTACATCGCATACGCACGCACGTACATAAACCCGAGACTGAGCGAGGAAGCCAGCCAGGCACTGATCGAGGTTCGTTCTCTCTACAAATTTCCATAATTTCTAAACATTTTTCTTGAAAAGTTTCAGCCAGTTTTGGCTAATAATTCACCTGTTGGATTCAGAGCTTACCTTTGTGCATGTTGGTCCTCAGGCCTACGTTGACATGAGGAAGATCGGCAGTGGCAGGGGGATGGTGTCCGCCTACCCCAGACAGCTGGAGTCCCTGATCCGCTTGGCAGAGGCCCACGCCAAGGTGCGTTTCTCTGAAAAGGTGGAGACCATCGACGTGGAGGAGGCCAAGCGGCTACACCGAGAGGCCCTCAAACAGTCGGCCACTGACCCCAGGACAGGATTTGTCGACATCTCTATTCTCACAACAGGTATGTCGTCGTGATATTCTGAGATTTTTCTAAGATTAATAGTCGACATATCGACCCAAAGTCTTATTAGTATCAACTCCAACTGACTTAAAAACGGTCTCTTTCAGCCTTCACTGCTGCTTTGCGGTCGATCATGTTTTGCTCATATTATAAGTGAATCAGCACGCAAGCTACAAAAGGAAGCAGCGTATTTCATTATATTGTTTTCTGACTGCAGGTATGAGCGCCACCGCCCGCAAGCGTAAGGAGGACATCGCTCAGGCCCTGAAGAAACTGATCCAGGCTAAAGGAAAGACACCCGCCATGAAATACCAGCAGCTGCTTGATGACCTCAGAGGACAGTCTGAAACggtgaatatttcattttgcCTGTCATTGTAtagttttattagtttattacaGAGTTAAATCAATGCAGGAAACTTCATTTTGATCTTTCTATTACAACTTCAGAGCTGTGAGAACTTAAGAGACTTGAGATCTTTTAATTTCTGGTGTATGACAGTGATGTAAGATACAGTAATGCTCCATTAAATCTCAGCTAGGCGGTTTAGAACTGTAAAAGTGCAGCGGGAATACAATCTTCagtcattttgacatttgtgaagtGAAGTTTTTGTGGTTCCGTGAGTAGTAAATGGAAGATGAAAGGTTGCCGTCCAACATAACTTcacttcagtattaataataaaat includes:
- the mcm4 gene encoding DNA replication licensing factor MCM4 is translated as MSSPTSTPGRKRGRNTNPPTPSSEGPTSPPSQRRRGQDSSNGDLMPMPTSPATDMLSPSAPQDTSLFSSPRPSVQPNEVDMSSPLMYGTPSSRVEGTPRSGVRGTPARQRPDLGSVRKAPQVDLHSEPPSADGAVASEQNAGQRLVIWGTDVNVGTCKEKFQRFLQRFIDPTSTEDENAGLDLNEPLYMQKLEEISVVGDPVLNVNCLHVQAFDAELYRQLICYPQEVIPTFDMAVNELFFERFPDSILEFQIQVRPYNALKTRNMRTLNPEDIDQLITISGMVIRTSQLIPEMQEAFFQCQVCAFSTRVEVDRGRIAEPAVCRHCNTTHSLALIHNRSVFSDKQMVKIQESPEDMPAGQTPHTTVVYAHNDLVDKVQPGDRINITGIYRAVPMRLNPRQSNVKSVYKTHIDAIHFRKTDEKRLHGLDEEAEQKLFTEDRVQTLKELAAKPDVYERLSSALAPSIYEHEDIKKGILLQLFGGTRKDFSQTGRGNFRAEVNILLCGDPGTSKSQLLQYVYNLVPRGQYTSGKGSSAVGLTAYVMKDPETRQLVLQTGALVLSDNGICCIDEFDKMSDNTRSVLHEVMEQQTLSIAKAGIICQLNARTAVLAAANPIESQWNPKKTTIENIQLPHTLLSRFDLIFLMLDPQDEAYDRRLAHHLVSLYYQSEEQIEEEFLDMAVLKDYIAYARTYINPRLSEEASQALIEAYVDMRKIGSGRGMVSAYPRQLESLIRLAEAHAKVRFSEKVETIDVEEAKRLHREALKQSATDPRTGFVDISILTTGMSATARKRKEDIAQALKKLIQAKGKTPAMKYQQLLDDLRGQSETAITKELFDEALRALADEDYLTVTGKTVRLLA